gcgcgggaaactttccggccacgacgccgcgcgggaaaagaaagggcgggaatgaaattttattacgattgaactcgaattaaaagtacatagcttaactgaaaattaaagatacatgaccaaattctactggggagtcattcagtcatactcctgcctagccctgtagtactcgccactgtagtcgtcgtagtcgccgtcatcatcgtcgctggcatcggggtcgcggtactcgaacgtcggcgggtgagcacgcgtgggctgggactgagggtagcgcaggcgggggccacggtaggccatgacgccctggagagtccggccgcgccaccacagccgacggccggcctcgttgaagttcggaggaggcgggccgccctcctcgtgcctggcaagcgccctctcacgccgattgatgaagaagctttcccaagtcgggctgtagtcgggatgccactggggattcctccgctgctctggcgtgagctcgaagtagtagtggttcgtgatggccatctcgcgcgccacacctagagggactggagggaccggtacgcctccgacgcttagcaaccagccggtcgggacgcggtagcccggcgggcaggggtagttcgaggcgcaaagcgcctccgcctcccggggggttagagatgcgatggaagccatgggagagaatgatgaggtttgcagatatgagtctagatgtgatatgtaaatggtggccaagcctacatatatatagtgaaaaaatggcgggaagacagaggcgggaaccggtggaaagcgcgggaagaaaataggcgggaagacagatcgaggcaaacctttagtaccggttggtgggtgcaaccggtactaaagctgtcggcgggataaggacgccctgctcgatgagataaagtatgtagcgcacgacgcccgtcggtgggataaggacgcgtgggtaacctttagtaccggttggtgggtgcaaccggtactaaagctgtcggcaggataaggacgcgtgggtaacctttagtaccggttggtgggtgcaaccggtactaaagctgtcggcaggataaggacgccctgctcgatgagataaagtatgtagcgcacgacgccctgtcggtgggataaggacgcgtgggtaacctttagtaccggttcgtgtctacaaccggtactaaagctgtcggcaggataaggacgctctgcctataaaaggagcatcgatacaccatgggaagcagctcaacaagccaacatggatggagagtttcatcaccatggatggaggaaagggttgggaaatctccgtggcggaacttgtcgaagatgcccttggtgcacacgccctatggcatcttcgtaagttccgcctcggaaaaatttccctgcaagcccgtggaagactccatctcctctaacaaatgttggggaaagggttgggaaatctcccgtggcggaacttgtcgaagatgcccttggtgcacacgccctatggcatcttcggaagttccgcctcggaatttttttcctgcaagcccgtggaagactccatctcctctaacaatgttgcggaaagggttgggaaatctcccgtggcggaacttctcgaatatgcccttggtgcacatgccctatatatggcatattcggaagttccgcctcggaaattttttcctgcaagcccgtggaagaataCATCTCCtataacaatgttgcggaaagggtttggaaatctccgtggcggaacttctcgaatatgcccttggtgcacatgccctatatatggcatattcggaagttccgcctcggaaaatttccctgcaagcccgcgtgacttaactagtaaaacaagccaaccatctccattgttaatatcttacatacagtaacatcattacacaaaagtgatttccatattgagatacacaagttatgatccctatatgtagctagctagtcttctgagttttcttcgctcgtttccctttcttcttactgcgacgcaaccatggacaatcttcattgtttaagatgatgcttgggtcaatttttaccttgaagggtggaatatcgtcaaacttattataatcttctgacatgtctgtcttgtcctctactcccacgatgtttctttttctgaaagaactatgtgccgctttggctcatcgtatgatgtgtcctcttgcctttcttttcttttttcggtttgctagacatatccttcacataaaaaacctgagccacttcactggctaggacgaatggttcggtgtcgtacccaagattcttgaaatccactgtagtcattccgtactgcgggtctacctgtaccccgtctttcaggttgaaccatttacaccggaacaaagggaccttgaaattaggtccatagtcaagttcccatatctcctctatgtacccataatatgtgaccttgttcccattgccatcttctcgcatcaaagcggacaccactgttttggttggtgctctttttgtcttgggcgaaagtgtaaaatgtgttcccattaatctcgtaccctttgaaaagtcgatatagtagaagatggttgcttggccaacaagtacagctgctcgtcatcggtgacattcatgagacgtgtttgcaaccaaccgccgaaagtcttcatgtgttctccatcaatccaatcttcacgttgctccgggtatttagagcgtaagatctccttgtgttcctctttgtacggagccaccaagatggaattaagtagaaccgtgtagtgtgcttgagtgaaagaatgtccgtccatacacgttgctgatttctttcctagcgtgccttttccacgcagtctcccctcatagcgcgattcaggaacaccgatcggcttaaggtcaggaataaagtcaacacaaaactcaatgacctcctctgttccatagcccttggagatgcttccttacggcctagcacggttatgaacgtacttctttaagactcccatgaatctctcaaaggggaacatgttgtgtagaaatacaggaccgagaacgccaatctcttcgaccaggtgaactaggagatgtgtcataatattgaagaaggatggtgggaacaccaactcgaagctgactagacattggaccacatccttcgtaaattttgtagagtaagtggattgatcaccttcgagaaattgcattgaggaacgcacatagcttcacaatgggtactcgaacattgtccggcagaagcccctcaatgcaaccggaagtaattgtgtcataatcacgtggcagtcatgagactttaggttttgaaactttttctccgacatggttattattccctttatattcgacgagaagccagacgggaccttgatgctactcaggacttccaaAAGATCTCCTGCTCCTCTGTGCGACGAGCATAGCTGGCAGGTCCTTgagacttctctggattcagggtgTTTccgtcgtggatactttgctggtcccgccgtgcatccggtgtatcttttgtcttcccatacacgcccaagaagtttagcaggttcacgcaaagatttttcgtcacgtgcatcacgtcgattgcagagtgaacctctaagaatttccagtagggtagctcccaaaatatcgacttcttcttccacatgggtacgtgtccgtcaacatcatgcggaacagattgtccgccgggaccctttccaaagatcacttctaaatccttgaccatatcatatataacttccccattagggcgggtaggcttggttcggttatccgcctcacctccgaaatgctttcctctctttcttacgtgatgttgttttggaagaaatcgacgatgccctgtgtacacattcttgtttcccaaataaatacTATCGGTCTCACCTAAAcattgtgtgcatgcattgtatcccttgtttgactgccctgaaatgttaccaagagcaggccaatcattgatggttacaaataacaacgctcgtaggttaaattccttttgttcgtgctcatcccacacaggtacaccttcgtcacgccacaactctaaaagttcttcaaccaatggcctcaggtacacatcaatgtcgttgccgggttgcttcgggcccctggatgagcactggcatcataatgaacttccgcttcatgcacaaccaaggaggaaggttatagatacatagagtcaccggccagtgctatggactggagctctgctcccgaaaggattaaagccatctcgtacttagaccaaatcttaagttccttgcgtcatctgaaaatgacttgaactctctgtcgatttttctccactgcgacccgtcggcggggtgtctcaaagatcacatctttcttacggtcctctttgtgccatcgcaacaacttggcatgctctttgttctggaacaaacgtttcaaccgtggtattataggagcataccacatcaccttcgcagaaccctcttcccgggggtggactcaccctcaacatcgccggggtcatctcgcctgatcttatacctcaatgcactacataccgggcatgcattcaaattctcgtactcagcgGTAGAGGAtgaagtcattgatgcatgcatgtatcttttgcacctaAAAacatagagggcagacaaccttctttgcttcgtacgtgctagagggcaacacgttctccccggaagcatcttctttattattttcagcaacttttcaaatcccttgtcgaagtaccattctctcgccttccactgcagcaattccagcgtggtacccagctttttctcgaccattttcgcaatttgggtacaacagtttgttgtgatcctctaacattttctccaacttcaacctctccttttcatttccgcagttcatcttcgcatcaagaatggcccgacccaaatcgtcatccgggtcatcaaaaatcggctcatcgaaaatgagctcttcttcagcttcatcttcccccattctactaccaccgtcttcaggtgaataagctgggatagttgtcactatcctcttcttcttcgttgtcttccaatataactcctctttctccgtgcttggtccaacaattatagctgggcatgaaaccattctccagcaggtggacgtgaagggtcttcgaggtagagtaatccttcatattcttacaggaactacatggacaatacatgaaaccattcgaccgctgtttgcctcagccacgttgagaaaataatgcatgccgtaatgaactcgggatggcaccggtcaccgtacatccattgtcgactcatctcgcattttatatgtatatcaaaaatcattaagtacacaacatcatggatatatgagtgaccaacttaattaatattcaagttcatcacataaaactaagttatttttataaaaaagaagaggggctcaccgaggtggtaccgtgccggctaggggacgacgctagcgatcgacggcggtgaggacggggatgatactaattaaaacctacaaaacataccataatttcagctcaaattgcatataaaaaaataaaatcactaacttaggcatttcatcgaacaccttgattgcactacaaaaatagtacgagttaaaactaccaaagaactgagctaaattaggaacgccggaaggaaggatgatattgctaacccttggatagatgtatgccgttaatcttgttaaaatggtggagaaaaataaagattattggagtgtgtgagaggtggagaaaaatttagagtgtgaggaagatgagaaaaatgagagccagcagggggctcgggacgagctgggcgattttgatatggctgggtaccctttggtaccggttcgtgttacgaaccggtaccaaaggtccagcccgggccccaccacgcgtctgaattttggccgaagacctttcgtaccggttcctaacacgaaccggtacgaaagcccctcccaaaccggtacgaaagcccctcgcccacctgagccctcaaaccggtacaaatggccccattggtaccggttcgtaagggaaccggtaccaatggcttagatggatgtgaggttttctactagtgatataAATACTATCTAACACTTATGTCAAAGTTCACCCACGGATTAAACTGTACTTTTCAGCAGCAAATAAGTTAAGAGATAGATTACCATTATCAGTAGGTTTAACAATGTATAAACAGCTGACCGGCAATTCTTCAGAATCTCCTAGCATAAATATGACTTCAGCGAAGAAGACGTCGCTATAAACCGCTCCTTTAGTCTTTGCAGTGAAATTGATATGATGATACCAGGTGCTGACATCACCCTCACAAAATGCTTGGTAACACCCTACAGCGTTGATTTCATATGCACGATCCTAAAACAATAAGAATGGATTTGATGAGCCATTAGTTGCTATGAGCAAATAACAGGACAGAGAATGAGGGCTCGAGAGGGGGACAGAGAGCAAACCCCAAAAAGATTGTTATCCTCGTTATACTTGTCCACCAAAGCATAAACCAACTGGAGCTTACTATCACGGATTTCATCAACTGGTTCTGATCTCAAGGGCCTCCTCCTTGCGCCGTCAGGATAGTAAAGACATTGACGTACAGCGATGTCCACTGGTGAAACATTATCCATCTTAAACCTAGTTTACATCAAAGTACTTCTACATGATTAGTACATGACACTTTTACATAAGTGTGGAGAATAAACAGTGATACTAAGAATTCTGAATTACTGCTGCACAGTGATCATGTAATCAACAAGAAAAACTCAAATGTTTATACTTGCCTATAAGTAGTAAGTACATATAGATTTTCAACACACATATTTTTACTGTCCAAGAAAAAACATCCATCTTTCATTTTCAAATCCTCAATTGGGTGCTCCTTTTGCACTGTTTTAGCTGACTGGTTAATGGAATTTACTGTTCAGGCTATAACTATAGTTTAGTACACGATGAAACAGAGTTGTGTGCTAACTGGATTGAGGATAACTAATTGTGGAGTACAAGTTACAATTCAGATAAAAATACTATACAGATATAAATAAAAGGTGACATCATTTCATAGCATTATACATGTGCTTTTCTCAAAGATACAGTTACGAAAATGCAGAGGTTGCAAAATGGGAATTTAGAGAACGTGTTCGTTGGAATCTTTTCCTACCAACTCAGCTCTTCCCTAGCCTAACTTAGGACAATTCCTTCATTTCTTGATCCATGCCATAAGAATTGAACAGGTGGGCTGAAAATCTAGACGGAAGTTGAGGAACTTTACATTTTTGGATCGCGGCGGCCATGAAGATAGCACTCAATCCCACGTTCTGCTTCCTGCAGGGTCTGATATATCCCACCAACGTGAGGATATGTGTGGTAATATCCCGCATGGTCAATCCTGATGTAGAAGTCAACCCCCCACTGAAATTGTACCCGGCGCAGAAAAGGTGACCCTAGAGACGGGGTAAGGCGGCGCCCCAGGGGCCTCTGAGGGTAGTGAGAATGTGGCGAGATAGGCTGGTAGGGGCAGAGCCATGGTGGCTGCTGAGGGAACAAGGATGGTTGTTGCGGAGAGGGAAAGTAAGCAGCAGTGATGGGCGATTCATGGCATGTTGTAATACCAGGCATCAGGATAGAGGAAGAGACATTCTGTTGCACCGCTTGTGCCGCTGGTACTGATGGTCCAGGTACAAGCTCCTTCTCCTCACACCTGAAACAGGATAAGCAGGGATGATAAGTACAGGGACAGTTCATCTTATATACTTCCCTGCTTATCCCTTTACTGAGGAAGTATAACTTAAGAGATGGATGAATAATCAGCATGAGCATGGTGCTATGGCAAGTTGACGTGAAACAAGaaataactttcataattttggaTTGTTAAAAAGATCATAATTAAGTCTACCGACTGAAATACTACTACAACACTATCGGCATCTTAAAATCCTGACAAGCCAACCTGACAGCCAAGGTGTTATCTGGAGGCACCTGGGTATGGCGCTCTTTCATCACACACAGGCATAAAATCATCCTACGGCTAGCTTATCCCGAAAAGGTCAAGTACTAGAGATAATATGGCAGGCAAGGAATAACGCAAGGATGCAGGTTGTGACTGGTGACCTGTCCCCGGCGCTTGAGACAGTTCAACATATCGCTTTACGCTGTCCGATTTCAAACTGGGATTGGACGCAGTTGAACCTAATGGTGATGGAGAACAAATCTACCTCCATCATTCAGTTCGTGGAGGAAGGTAAAGCGCCAAgtgagacgacaatcggcatgtcTGCTTGGACTCTGGAAGGCTAGGACTAATAGAGTGTTCAGCTATGGATGACACGTCAACAACTCTTACGAGGGATAGGATCTCACTCTATGGTCGGCCAGATCAAGTAAGCTGTGGGGAAAAACTGTTACGCTAGGTGTTTCCTGTTAACAAGCTAGCTTTTTGGGGTGTTCCTTCATGTTTCTTTCTGCTTTCCTCCTTTTTGTAAATCCCATGTCTCCTCTCCAGCTACGGCTGCTGTAAAACATATAATCTCTGCCTTCTTTTACAgtataaaaatataaataaaccCCAAAGAGCACCATGTATCTACAGGTAAATAACTTGGTTTCAGACAGATCAGACAACATAAACGGCTAAACCCAAAGGGAAAAGATGCACAAAACAAATCGATTTCGGCGAGACTGTAGGTCCCCACCCCGCAAAGAGATTCTGGTGAAAGAACAAACGGATTTCGACGAGAACTGATGATGAAGCGTCGGCGATGTTCATaccctggcggcggcggcggctgatcGGGGAAGCAGTATTGAGCGCCGCTCCCGCGCGGAACGAAGCGGCCGACCTTGGTCCCATCTCCAGGAACGTAGACGAAGGGGCTCTTCAGGCTACCGAGGACTGGTGAGCGGCGCCTCTTGCGATTAGGTGCCGGCGGATCCATCATCCATGCATGTGCGGGGGCGACGAGGGTTTGGTACGGGCGCGAGAGGAGAAAAGAAGCGGCTTGCCGCGCAGCCGATCCCTCATCTCTCCTCTTCTATTTTTCTTTGAGGTCCATATTACACCTCGAACTTGTCACGCTTACAAGTTACAACCCCGATCTTTACTTTGGTTTAAACTAGTACTCTGTAGTAAAATGGTCGTGGGCCATGGGATCAAAATTTTAAAAGTAGTCACCTAGTATAGTATATATTTTATAAAACAAACAATTCAAATTCATTCAATATAGAACCCACCTAATTATCTCAAGTAGGATTTGCAAACCTTCGACCCACATGTGACATTGGTATTGATCAATGAGCTCATAAAGATGGTGGACTCTGCCCAAGGTTGTTTCTAAGGAATGCATCAAATTGGTATGCCAATATGAAACCAAAAGGCATATACCAAAACCTGATGCTGCATTACAAACAAAATTATGTTTCCTTGAGAGGAAAAAAGAACTAACCAATGTATCGGATCAGAAAACAACACACTAAGCTCTCATATATGCTCGAAGGAGGAGTTGCTTCACTGGAATGCGCAACGGAAAAGGTAATCAAACTAATATAATGATCATCTTAGGTGACAGAACCGGACAAACCATATATATAATTACAAAATAGCATCCATATTCCATAGGCTCAAACTTGTTTATTTCCAGCAATTGTTCTACAATTAAGGtaaaagaattcaaaaaatgtcATAAAAAGAGATTACAAAAACCAAAACAATGAATACACATGCAATCTTCCATAATCCAAAAGAAAGCAACTTGTTGATTCTCTCGCCATGTCAGTGCAAACTGGACAGTAAGATCAATTCTTGTTCGTCCAAATGGAAAAGAATTTTCAAAAACCATTGAATATACAAAATCATAATGGAATTACCAATAAGATAAAGAGGTTAGGTAAGTGATTTCAACAAATAAATTGCAGGTAGCATGGCATTCCTATCCTAGTATGCATGTACACCATATCAAGAACATAATATGGCATACTTAGATCTTACTTGGGCGAATTTGCATTGTATATAAAGCTCATAATCATAATGGCTCTTAGTTATACAAATAAAAATGTTAACAAAGCTTGTACAGAGACAAAAATGACACTCCAACAAAGAAACTTGAACAAACATCTTGTCACTGATGCTACAATTCTTCCTCAACTTGACCAGACAAATTCCGTTACAGCTTGGGCTCGTCAGCAGCACAACATGTATGTATCAACATAGTTCAATAGAGGAACAATTAAGATGAGACTTCATATTAGTTTGCCACAAAGGGAAAGCCTTAGGTGTGAGCTTAGGAGGATCACCACGTTGGTTTACGCGATGGTGAGGGACGGGAGGATGCGGGGAGTACACGGGAGGAGGAGCAACCTCCGACTAAACACCCATAGGTTTAGGATATATATTGGGAGTGGTCTCACTACCACCAACCTCGTCTTCCGTGGTTTCGGCTCCCGAAGGAGCACCAAGGGAAGTATCTTGCACAATGGGAGTGCCAATCTCGGTAGCGATGATAGGGGATAGGAGGTTTATTGGATTGCATGAAGTTAATCATCATCTCCCTTAATTCTTTTATTTGACCATCTAGGGAGGTGTTCATCGAGGAAATGGATGTCTCCAAGTCCTTGATCTCCTTCATATATAGATACCGGCTCCGCACTAGCATCCCCCTCTTCGGCCATActctcttaggcggtaaagcccgaattaagacccgaggctctgataccaactgaaaggatcgtatggcacctagaggggggtgaatagatgcttaatcaaattttaattctttttccaattcaggcttgacacaaaaggtaaattcactAGATATGCAAATATGTAAATTTACCTAAATCACAAGATGCAAGCAAGCAATACAAGATACAAAATATAAGTAGTAAAGTGCGGCAAATGATAGAAGTAACCGAGGTGAAGCACGCGGAGACACAAGGgtttgattcccgtagttccttccttcTAAAGAGAAGCACGTCTACGTTGGAGGGGTGTGGTGCCATGAAGGCCTACCAAAGCCACAAAGGTCTCGCCCTATTCTACGGTGAgcaccgccacgaaggcctagctcaCACTCCACTAAGCGGTTGCCTTAAGGTCGCAAACGTCACCTTTACACAAAAATTgaagcacacatccacaaccaaattggaagcTCCCAAAGCTTTTACAACACAAAGACAAGTTATCAAAGATAAAACAACAACTAGGTTTTCCAAAGAAATCACTAGCACAAGGGTCCTCAAGTGAATGAGGTGGAAATTCAAAttgcttcggtgaagatgtagatcaaggtcttctccttcgattctccaaagatcaagagatttgagTGGTTGATGGaggagattgatacgtctccgacgtatcgataatttcttatgttccatgccacattattgatgttatctacatgttttatgcacactttatgtcatattcgtgcattttctggaactaacctattaacaagatgccgaagtgccgattctttgtttcttgctgtttttggtttcagaaatcctagtaaggaaatattctcggaattggacgaaatcaaagcccaggggcctattttctcacgaagcttccagaagtccgaaggagagacgaagaggggccacggaggggccacaccatagggcggcgcggcccccccttggccgcgcggccctgtggtgtggggcccccgtgccgcctcttgacctgcccttccgcctataaaaagtctccgtgacgaaacccccagtaccgagagccacgatacgaaaaaccttccagagacgccgccaacgccgatcccatctcgggggatccaggagatcgcctccggcaccctaccggagaggggaatcatctcccggaggactctacgccgccatggtcgcctccggtgtgatgtgtgagtagtctacccctggactatgggtccatagcagtagctagatggttgtcttctccccattgtgctatcattgttggatcttgt
This region of Lolium perenne isolate Kyuss_39 chromosome 2, Kyuss_2.0, whole genome shotgun sequence genomic DNA includes:
- the LOC127331805 gene encoding uncharacterized protein, producing the protein MMDPPAPNRKRRRSPVLGSLKSPFVYVPGDGTKVGRFVPRGSGAQYCFPDQPPPPPGCEEKELVPGPSVPAAQAVQQNVSSSILMPGITTCHESPITAAYFPSPQQPSLFPQQPPWLCPYQPISPHSHYPQRPLGRRLTPSLGSPFLRRVQFQWGVDFYIRIDHAGYYHTYPHVGGIYQTLQEAERGIECYLHGRRDPKMFKMDNVSPVDIAVRQCLYYPDGARRRPLRSEPVDEIRDSKLQLVYALVDKYNEDNNLFGDRAYEINAVGCYQAFCEGDVSTWYHHINFTAKTKGAVYSDVFFAEVIFMLGDSEELPVSCLYIVKPTDNGNCFGCMNHGNFDMKHPNDVGYVGGHVLNTFMPFNGPKLCFDDEDLEAEEARLRSSLQCLDSPQFNPPCGLAKKYPGPPGFLGSGIPGLYF